From Salvia splendens isolate huo1 unplaced genomic scaffold, SspV2 ctg1080, whole genome shotgun sequence, the proteins below share one genomic window:
- the LOC121788577 gene encoding probable galactinol--sucrose galactosyltransferase 2 encodes MTVTPNISVNDGNLVIHGKTIITGVPENIVVTPGSGLGLVAGAFIGATASHSKSLHVFPVGVLEDVRFMCLFRFKLWWMTQRMGTCGKDIPLETQFMLIESKDASEGEDAPTIYTVLLPILEGPFRAALQGNDKSELEICLESGDNAVETDQGLHLVYMHAGLNPFEVIDQAVKAVEKHMQTFHHREKKKLPAFLDWFGWCTWDAFYTDVTAEGVEEGLKSLSKGGTPPRFLIIDDGWQQIGNEAKNDPNCVVQEGAQFANRLTGIKENAKFKKNGKIEEQDSGLKHVVKDAKEQHNVKFVYVWHALAGYWGGVQPAGPGMEHYDTALAYPVQSPGVTGNQPDIVMDSLAVHGLGLVPPKKVFNFYNELHAYLASCGVDGVKVDVQNIIETLGAGHGGRVSLTRSYHQALEASIARNFADNGCISCMCHNTDGIYSARQTAVVRASDDYYPRDPASHTIHISSVAYNTIFLGEFMQPDWDMFHSLHPAADYHAAARAIGGCSIYVSDKPGNHNFELLKKLVLPDGSVLRAQLPGRPTIDCLFVDPARDGTSLLKSWNANKCSGVVGIFNCQGAGWCKIEKKTRIHDASPGTLTGSVQATDVNGIAQLAGPDWNGDAIAYAHRSGELVRLPKGASLPVTLKVLEYELYHICPLKKITGDISFAPIGLLDMFNSGGAVEQCDNISDSSSITLKVRGCGRFGAYSSQRPLKCTVGGTETDFDYESATGLAILSIPVPEEEMYRWAIEIKF; translated from the exons ATGACGGTTACACCCAATATCTCTGTCAACGATGGGAACCTTGTGATTCATGGGAAAACCATAATCACAGGGGTTCCTGAAAACATTGTGGTTACCCCAGGATCTGGTCTAGGACTCGTCGCCGGTGCTTTCATTGGTGCCACAGCTTCCCATAGCAAAAGTCTCCATGTCTTCCCAGTTGGTGTCTTGGA GGATGTGCGCTTCATGTGCTTATTTCGTTTCAAGCTCTGGTGGATGACCCAGAGAATGGGAACGTGTGGGAAAGATATTCCACTGGAGACTCAGTTCATGCTCATCGAGAGCAAGGACGCTAGTGAAGGTGAAGATGCCCCGACTATCTATACTGTTCTTCTGCCTATCCTTGAAGGGCCATTCCGTGCAGCACTTCAAGGCAATGACAAGAGTGAGCTGGAGATCTGCCTCGAGAGTG GAGACAATGCAGTTGAGACAGACCAAGGACTTCACCTAGTTTACATGCACGCTGGGCTCAATCCTTTTGAAGTCATCGATCAGGCTGTCAA AGCTGTTGAGAAACATATGCAAACATTTCATCACcgagagaagaagaag TTGCCTGCTTTCCTTGACTGGTTTGGATGGTGCACGTGGGATGCATTTTATACTGATGTCACTGCTGAGGGTGTTGAAGAAGGACTCAAGAG TTTGTCTAAGGGAGGTACACCACCACGCTTCCTAATCATTGATGATGGTTGGCAGCAGATTGGCAACGAGGCAAAGAATGATCCAAATTGCGTTGTACAAGAAGGAGCCCA GTTTGCGAACCGACTAACAGGAATTAAAGAGAATGCtaagtttaaaaaaaatggaaagatCGAAGAACAAGACTCAGGTCTGAAGCATGTTGTGAAAGATGCCAAGGAACAGCATAATGTCAA ATTCGTGTACGTGTGGCATGCTCTAGCGGGTTACTGGGGTGGAGTGCAGCCTGCAGGTCCCGGGATGGAACACTACGACACTGCTTTGGCATATCCTGTGCAGTCTCCCGGTGTAACGGGGAACCAACCAGACATTGTCATGGATAGTCTTGCTGTGCATGGATTGGGCCTTGTGCCTCCGAAGAAAGTATTCAATTTCTACAACGAGCTTCATGCGTATTTGGCTTCCTGTGGAGTAGATGGAGTAAAAGTTGATGTGCAGAACATCATCGAGACTCTTGGAGCTGGCCATGGAGGCAGAGTTTCTCTCACTCGTAGCTACCATCAGGCCCTCGAAGCTTCCATTGCTCGCAACTTTGCTGATAACGGATGCATCTCTTGCATGTGCCACAACACTGACGGAATCTACAGCGCCAGACAGACTGCTGTGGTCAGAGCTTCTGACGATTACTACCCTCGTGATCCTGCTTCCCACACCATCCACATTTCTTCAGTAGCTTATAACACCATTTTCTTAGGAGAATTTATGCAGCCTGATTGGGATATGTTTCAC AGTCTGCACCCTGCTGCTGACTATCATGCTGCAGCTAGAGCTATAGGAGGATGCTCAATTTATGTTAG TGACAAGCCCGGTAACCACAACTTCGAGCTGTTGAAAAAGTTGGTTCTTCCTGACGGATCAGTTCTTCGTGCACAACTTCCTGGACGACCTACAATAGACTGCCTCTTCGTTGATCCAGCTAGAGACGGAACAAG CTTGCTCAAATCCTGGAATGCAAACAAGTGTTCAGGTGTAGTTGGCATCTTCAACTGCCAAGGTGCAGGCTGGTGCAAGATAGAGAAGAAGACGCGCATCCATGATGCCTCCCCCGGCACGCTCACTGGCTCCGTTCAAGCTACGGACGTTAATGGCATTGCCCAACTTGCTGGACCAGATTGGAACGGTGATGCCATTGCCTACGCGCACAGATCTGGCGAGTTAGTCCGCCTGCCTAAAGGCGCTTCCCTCCCGGTCACACTCAAGGTTCTCGAGTATGAGCTCTACCATATCTGCCCTCTCAAG AAGATCACAGGAGACATTTCCTTCGCGCCAATCGGCCTACTCGACATGTTCAACAGTGGTGGCGCTGTGGAGCAGTGCGACAACATCTCTGATAGCAGCAGCATCACACTCAAAGTCAGGGGATGCGGCCGCtttggcgcctactcttctcAGAGGCCATTGAAGTGCACTGTGGGCGGCACTGAGACTGATTTCGACTATGAATCCGCCACGGGGCTGGCGATTCTCTCCATTCCCGTGCCAGAAGAGGAAATGTACAGATGGGCTATTGAGATCAAATTCTGA